A region from the Ictalurus punctatus breed USDA103 chromosome 25, Coco_2.0, whole genome shotgun sequence genome encodes:
- the clvs2 gene encoding clavesin-2, which translates to MTHLQAGLSAETLEKAKAELKENPDTLHQDIQEVRDMIITRPDIGFLRTDDAFILRFLRARKFNHFEAFRLLAQYFEYRQQNLDMFKNLKATEPGIKQALKDGFPGVLSNLDRHGRKILVLFAANWDQSRYTFVDILRAILLSLEAMIEDPELQVNGFVLIIDWSNFTFKQASKLTPSMLRLAIEGLQDSFPARFGGIHFVNQPWYIHALYTVIRPFLKDKTRKRIFMHGNNLNSLHQLIVPEILPSELGGMMPPYDMGTWARTLLDHAYDEETDYCPESYTLSVKDLEKDLSPKSMKRSQSVVEPGVLKRPEKIKSEEENMQPLLSLD; encoded by the exons ATGACTCATTTACAGGCGGGTCTGTCCGCCGAGACGCTGGAGAAGGCCAAGGCGGAGCTGAAGGAGAACCCTGACACCTTGCACCAGGACATCCAGGAGGTGCGGGACATGATCATTACGCGGCCCGACATCGGCTTCTTGCGCACGGACGACGCCTTTATTCTGCGCTTCCTGCGCGCCCGGAAGTTCAACCACTTCGAGGCGTTCCGTCTGCTCGCTCAGTACTTCGAGTACCGGCAGCAGAACCTGGACATGTTCAAGAACCTGAAGGCCACAGAGCCTGGCATCAAACAGGCCCTCAAGGACGGTTTCCCCGGGGTGCTGTCTAACCTGGACCGACACGGGAGGAAGATCCTGGTCCTGTTCGCTGCCAACTGGGACCAGAGCAG GTACACCTTTGTGGATATACTGAGAGCCATTTTGTTGTCACTGGAGGCCATGATCGAAGACCCAGAGCTTCAAGTTAATGGATTTGTGTTGATCATCGACTGGAGTAATTTCACATTTAAGCAAGCTTCTAAACTCACTCCAAGCATGCTGAGATTGGCCATCGAGGGCTTACAG GACAGCTTCCCAGCCAGGTTTGGAGGCATCCATTTTGTCAACCAGCCGTGGTACATCCATGCTCTGTATACGGTCATCCGACCCTTCTTGAAggacaaaacaagaaaaagg ATCTTTATGCATGGGAATAATCTGAATAGTCTACACCAGCTGATCGTGCCGGAGATTCTGCCCTCTGAGTTGGGTGGTATGATGCCCCCCTATGACATGGGCACGTGGGCCAGGACTCTGCTTGACCACGCCTATGATGAGGAGACTGACTACTGCCCCGAGTCCTATACCCTTTCTGTCAAAGACCTGGAAAAAGACCTGTCCCCGAAAAGCATGAAACG ATCCCAGTCTGTGGTGGAGCCTGGAGTTCTTAAACGGCCAGAAAAAATCAAAAGCGAGGAGGAGAACATGCAGCCGCTGCTTTCGCTGGACTAA